The following coding sequences are from one Leptolyngbya sp. NIES-3755 window:
- a CDS encoding pentapeptide repeat-containing protein (similar to AA sequence:cyanobase_aa:LBDG_04010), with translation MATKIGSFLATIANKSAVETTKTATESAKAVLDLAKTVKEKSPDVATLKPYIEKMSSLLDVLNSPLAAIVKDAIPFASIAVTLLNLVYEATKKDPTLEESMALVVQLAYLDSVRSYLAGQDLPQETQVSESVSRRIRALGELEISDRDARTAILFFHESNIAKAFSAVLEARLLEAGFSDVRNHAEQISRSTNHQIQTVLSEVGEQINPVVKWFSTGGREKFEQYLSIEEYLRDVISPDSRITVLRECWRVFNEPFTLKEIYVPTEARRINKDGEQEGDPVVLEQWARTWLNQPEQSKVLFVQGHPGRGKSVFCRMFAEWVRQEQHPNWTPILIRLRDIHSFDKDFEETLRKAVNRDFAASDAGWLSDRNTRFLFLLDGFDELLMQGRSGRGLEEFLEGSVSPSEEKNENKGNRFLKRFPR, from the coding sequence ATGGCAACCAAGATTGGATCATTTCTGGCAACTATCGCAAACAAATCTGCTGTCGAAACGACAAAGACGGCAACCGAATCCGCGAAGGCTGTGCTTGATTTGGCAAAGACGGTGAAGGAGAAATCGCCAGATGTGGCAACTCTGAAGCCCTACATAGAAAAGATGTCATCGCTGCTGGATGTGTTGAATTCGCCTTTGGCTGCGATCGTTAAAGATGCGATTCCGTTTGCGTCGATCGCGGTGACGTTGCTGAACTTGGTGTATGAAGCAACGAAGAAAGATCCGACGTTAGAAGAAAGTATGGCGCTGGTGGTGCAGTTGGCGTACTTGGATAGTGTGCGATCGTATCTTGCAGGACAGGATTTACCACAGGAAACGCAGGTTTCGGAGTCGGTGAGTCGGCGGATTCGAGCTTTGGGAGAATTGGAAATTAGCGATCGGGATGCCCGGACTGCAATTTTATTCTTTCATGAATCGAACATTGCTAAAGCGTTTAGTGCAGTCTTGGAAGCGCGATTGTTGGAGGCTGGTTTTTCTGATGTTCGGAACCATGCGGAGCAGATTTCTCGCAGTACAAATCATCAGATTCAAACTGTGCTGTCAGAAGTAGGTGAGCAGATCAATCCAGTGGTGAAATGGTTCTCGACTGGGGGACGAGAGAAATTTGAACAGTATCTTAGCATTGAAGAATATTTGCGGGATGTGATTTCGCCAGATTCGAGAATTACAGTATTGCGGGAGTGTTGGAGGGTCTTTAATGAACCATTCACACTAAAAGAGATTTATGTTCCGACTGAAGCTCGACGGATTAACAAAGATGGAGAACAAGAAGGCGATCCAGTTGTTTTAGAACAATGGGCAAGAACTTGGTTAAATCAACCAGAGCAAAGTAAAGTGCTGTTTGTGCAAGGTCATCCGGGACGCGGGAAGAGTGTGTTTTGTCGGATGTTTGCAGAATGGGTGAGGCAAGAACAGCATCCGAATTGGACTCCGATTTTGATTCGACTGCGGGACATTCACAGCTTTGACAAAGACTTTGAAGAAACGCTACGCAAAGCAGTGAATCGAGATTTTGCGGCGAGTGATGCGGGATGGTTGAGCGATCGCAATACTCGATTTTTGTTTCTGTTGGATGGCTTTGATGAACTGCTGATGCAGGGTCGATCGGGTCGCGGATTGGAAGAGTTTTTAGAGGGGAGCGTGTCACCTTCTGAGGAGAAAAATGAGAATAAAGGAAACCGATTCCTGAAGAGGTTCCCGCGATGA
- a CDS encoding 4-alpha-glucanotransferase (similar to AA sequence:cyanobase_aa:LBDG_02290), with the protein MSLKRSSGVLLHPTSFPGQFGIGELGAEAHRFIEFLVQSGQQYWQVLPLGPTGYGNSPYASYSSMAGNPLLISLEELRDRGLLEESDFYNLPDFWLNGVDYDRVYATKVPLWRKAYEAFKHQASEQRNFAEFCTEKAFWLEDYALFMALKDENGGKSWYEWEPELMQFKPEAIEHAQVRLQDEINYQKFLQYQFFRQWLKLKQHANDNGVQIIGDIPIYVAHDSADVWANSQNFRLDPETGHPELMAGVPPDYFSATGQLWGNPIYDWNYLEKTDFRWWIQRFEAMLDLVDWIRIDHFRGFQAYWAVPQGEETAIHGNWVEAPGELFFEMLDRKLGKLPILAEDLGVITPEVEELRDKFEFPGMKIVHFAFGSDPGNPYLPFNYPRNCLVYTGTHDNDTTISWYETLSDHERNTLLNYLGCISHQGIHWDLIRVAMSSVAVLSIVPLQDLMGLGTDARMNAPGKPEGNWGWRYRSEMLSDEIRDRFASLTHLFGRAPQKHPDQLD; encoded by the coding sequence ATGTCTTTGAAGCGATCGAGCGGCGTTTTGCTGCATCCTACCTCTTTTCCCGGTCAGTTTGGGATTGGTGAACTCGGAGCCGAAGCCCATCGGTTTATTGAGTTTTTAGTGCAAAGTGGTCAGCAGTATTGGCAAGTTTTACCGCTCGGTCCAACGGGCTATGGGAATTCACCCTATGCGTCGTATTCTTCGATGGCAGGGAATCCATTGTTAATTAGCTTAGAAGAATTGCGCGATCGCGGTTTACTCGAAGAGTCCGATTTCTATAATCTGCCCGACTTTTGGCTGAATGGCGTGGACTACGATCGCGTTTATGCCACCAAAGTTCCATTGTGGCGAAAAGCGTATGAAGCCTTCAAACATCAAGCTTCTGAGCAGCGGAACTTTGCTGAGTTCTGTACGGAGAAAGCGTTCTGGCTCGAAGACTATGCGCTGTTTATGGCACTGAAAGACGAGAACGGTGGGAAAAGCTGGTACGAGTGGGAACCAGAACTCATGCAGTTCAAACCCGAAGCGATCGAGCACGCCCAAGTTCGTTTACAAGATGAAATTAACTATCAAAAATTTCTGCAATATCAGTTCTTCCGCCAATGGTTGAAGCTGAAACAACATGCAAACGACAATGGCGTTCAGATCATTGGGGATATTCCCATTTATGTGGCTCACGATAGTGCTGATGTCTGGGCGAACTCACAGAACTTCAGACTTGATCCTGAAACCGGACACCCTGAACTAATGGCAGGGGTTCCACCCGATTACTTTAGTGCGACGGGTCAGCTTTGGGGTAATCCTATCTATGATTGGAACTATCTGGAAAAAACGGATTTCAGGTGGTGGATACAACGATTTGAAGCCATGTTGGATCTGGTGGATTGGATTCGGATTGACCACTTTCGAGGCTTTCAAGCTTACTGGGCAGTGCCACAAGGCGAAGAAACTGCAATTCATGGTAACTGGGTCGAAGCTCCAGGAGAATTGTTTTTTGAAATGCTCGATCGTAAACTTGGTAAGCTTCCAATTCTCGCTGAAGACTTGGGCGTAATTACTCCCGAAGTCGAAGAACTCAGAGATAAGTTTGAGTTTCCAGGAATGAAGATTGTACACTTTGCTTTTGGATCTGATCCAGGCAATCCTTATCTTCCGTTTAACTATCCGCGCAATTGTCTTGTTTACACTGGAACTCACGATAACGATACAACGATCAGTTGGTATGAAACGCTCTCAGATCATGAACGCAATACTCTATTGAACTATCTGGGCTGTATTAGTCATCAAGGGATTCACTGGGATTTAATTCGAGTTGCAATGAGTTCCGTTGCCGTGTTGTCGATCGTTCCGCTTCAAGATTTGATGGGATTAGGCACAGATGCTCGAATGAATGCACCCGGAAAACCAGAAGGAAACTGGGGTTGGCGATATCGCTCTGAGATGTTGAGTGATGAAATTCGCGATCGCTTTGCAAGTCTCACCCATCTCTTCGGACGTGCTCCACAGAAGCACCCGGATCAACTCGATTGA
- a CDS encoding pentapeptide repeat-containing protein (similar to AA sequence:cyanobase_aa:LBDG_04010) yields MPPNFERLEIVEMSDELQEHWFAKWANLAGSEKTNAFQQFLQSEQCPERVRELSREPLLLYLLAAMHRDGELTLSSFEGAEGVQAKILIYQNTIDWVLTKQRPDWLNRDLTELETESLRSILMEAGLASVQAGGECAPISMIEARLKSNQSVQTLLEEARQRLNDNPLRNALAAFYLKLGSQTGSVEFIHKSFGEFLCAERLKEVIGSWTEPGRKRDRFYVPTEQMNREIYDLLGSPVLSVEIVDYLMELLKQSDEFKPVELFERLNAFYELWCEGTFIDAPPENLPQEKMRSLREQLPDQEKPLGLRQVDVYAGLNVLILLLELHRYAQADDELKEKIKFYLSGELAEGEAYTTRLLEVISYSDCVELGGFSSVVGAFLSSANLSSADLYRADFSNANLSNANLSNANLSSADLSSANLSNACLYSANLSSTNLSNANLSNACLYSTNLSSTNLSRANLFSAALSRANLFSAALSRACLYRATLFNITWNEGTNWEGVQGLETAINVPIALKQQLGLE; encoded by the coding sequence ATGCCACCGAACTTTGAGCGGCTTGAAATTGTTGAGATGAGCGATGAACTGCAAGAACACTGGTTTGCAAAGTGGGCGAACTTAGCTGGCAGTGAGAAAACAAATGCGTTTCAGCAATTTTTACAGAGTGAACAGTGTCCGGAGCGAGTGCGAGAACTATCACGGGAACCTCTGTTGCTTTATCTATTGGCAGCAATGCACCGAGATGGTGAGCTTACTCTAAGTTCGTTTGAAGGTGCGGAAGGTGTTCAGGCAAAGATTTTGATTTATCAGAACACGATCGATTGGGTACTGACAAAACAGCGTCCGGATTGGCTCAATCGGGATTTAACGGAATTAGAAACTGAGAGTTTGCGATCGATTTTGATGGAGGCGGGTTTGGCTTCGGTGCAGGCGGGAGGCGAATGTGCGCCGATTTCGATGATTGAAGCGCGATTGAAATCGAATCAGTCTGTCCAAACACTGCTGGAAGAAGCGCGACAGAGATTGAATGATAATCCGTTGCGGAATGCTTTGGCGGCGTTTTACCTGAAGCTAGGGAGCCAAACTGGGTCAGTTGAGTTTATTCATAAGAGTTTTGGTGAGTTTTTGTGTGCGGAACGGTTGAAAGAAGTGATCGGGAGTTGGACAGAACCGGGGAGAAAACGCGATCGTTTTTATGTTCCGACTGAGCAAATGAATCGAGAAATTTACGACTTGCTCGGTTCGCCTGTTCTGAGTGTTGAAATTGTGGACTATTTGATGGAGTTGCTGAAGCAAAGTGATGAGTTTAAGCCTGTGGAACTGTTTGAGCGGCTGAATGCTTTTTATGAGCTTTGGTGTGAAGGAACCTTTATTGATGCTCCACCGGAGAACTTGCCGCAGGAAAAGATGCGATCGTTGCGGGAACAGTTACCCGATCAAGAGAAGCCGCTAGGATTGCGACAAGTTGATGTGTATGCTGGCTTGAATGTATTGATTCTGCTTCTAGAGCTACATCGCTATGCACAAGCAGACGACGAGCTAAAGGAGAAAATCAAGTTTTATCTAAGTGGAGAGCTTGCAGAAGGTGAAGCGTATACAACTCGTTTGTTGGAAGTGATCAGCTACAGTGATTGTGTAGAACTGGGTGGATTTAGCTCGGTCGTAGGTGCTTTTCTCTCCAGCGCCAATCTCTCCAGCGCCGACCTCTACAGAGCCGACTTTTCCAACGCCAATCTTTCCAACGCCAATCTTTCCAACGCCAATCTCTCCAGCGCCGACCTCTCCAGCGCCAATCTTTCCAACGCTTGCCTATACAGCGCCAATCTTTCCAGCACCAATCTTTCCAACGCCAATCTTTCCAACGCTTGCCTATACAGCACCAACCTTTCCAGCACCAACCTTTCCAGAGCCAACCTCTTCAGCGCCGCCCTTTCCAGAGCCAACCTCTTCAGCGCCGCCCTTTCCAGAGCCTGCCTATACAGAGCCACCCTATTCAATATTACTTGGAATGAGGGGACGAACTGGGAAGGGGTGCAAGGGTTAGAGACAGCAATCAATGTGCCGATCGCTCTAAAACAGCAGTTAGGTCTAGAGTAA
- a CDS encoding periplasmic sensor signal transduction histidine kinase (similar to AA sequence:cyanobase_aa:LBDG_57640) — MLQFQRNFHSDLRTVWLVVGLFAVVLTLEFLTPPDYVFGYLYIGPILLASTHLSRKTTFQATLVACILTLINVWFPGIEIVEAPTIANRVIATLALIVTGVLSDRNRLYQQTVLQQQAKLEAQEELAHIREDFASALTHDLKTPLLGAIETLKALQRGSFGDVEPTQQTVLATMMRSHRTTLEMVETLLDVYRNDNEGLRLNLAPVDLVGVAEEVKATMTDLAASRRIHISLHYGASDFRQFLWVNGDTLQLQRVVANLLANAINHSPRGEKVEIVLEAGSSYQTVKVKDHGAGVKLNEIPHLFERFYQGQSDRQAKGSGLGLYLSRQIVEAHSGTIWAENRHPTGAIFAFRLPTLPYHPLHSA; from the coding sequence ATGCTGCAATTTCAACGCAATTTTCATTCAGATTTGAGAACAGTCTGGCTAGTCGTGGGATTGTTTGCAGTCGTTCTCACTCTGGAATTCTTAACGCCGCCCGATTATGTGTTTGGCTATCTCTACATCGGTCCCATTCTGTTAGCAAGTACTCATTTAAGCCGCAAAACAACCTTCCAGGCTACGCTCGTCGCTTGTATTCTGACTTTGATCAACGTCTGGTTTCCAGGAATTGAAATCGTCGAAGCTCCGACGATCGCAAATCGAGTCATCGCAACATTGGCACTGATCGTCACGGGTGTGCTTAGCGATCGTAATCGGTTATATCAGCAAACAGTACTCCAGCAGCAAGCCAAACTAGAAGCACAGGAAGAGTTAGCTCACATTCGAGAGGATTTTGCTTCAGCCTTGACTCACGATCTGAAAACTCCACTACTCGGAGCAATTGAGACGCTAAAAGCACTTCAAAGAGGCAGCTTTGGCGATGTCGAACCCACTCAACAGACTGTTTTAGCAACCATGATGCGGAGTCATCGAACCACCTTGGAAATGGTTGAAACCCTGTTAGATGTCTACCGCAATGATAACGAGGGACTACGGCTGAATCTGGCTCCAGTCGATTTGGTAGGAGTTGCAGAAGAAGTGAAAGCAACCATGACAGACTTGGCAGCGAGTCGTCGGATACACATTTCTCTTCATTATGGCGCGTCCGACTTTCGCCAGTTCCTTTGGGTAAACGGGGATACTCTACAACTTCAACGAGTCGTAGCAAATTTACTCGCGAATGCAATTAACCATTCACCGCGTGGAGAAAAGGTTGAGATTGTTCTAGAAGCAGGCTCTTCTTACCAAACGGTCAAGGTAAAAGATCATGGAGCAGGAGTCAAACTGAACGAGATCCCGCATCTGTTTGAACGGTTTTATCAGGGACAAAGCGATCGACAAGCAAAAGGGTCAGGCTTGGGGCTTTATCTGTCTCGTCAGATTGTAGAGGCACATAGCGGTACAATTTGGGCAGAGAATCGGCATCCAACTGGGGCAATTTTTGCCTTTCGGCTGCCAACGCTCCCGTATCATCCTCTCCATTCTGCGTAA
- a CDS encoding hypothetical protein (hypothetical protein cce_1505;~similar to AA sequence:cyanobase_aa:LBDG_04000), translated as MSYKIDVVIEKDADGYYAYCPALKGCQTQGDTLEEVQANIKEAIELYLSTLSEEEKQALQKQEVLTMTLEMQVA; from the coding sequence ATGTCGTACAAAATTGATGTCGTGATTGAAAAAGATGCGGATGGTTATTATGCTTACTGTCCAGCCCTCAAAGGGTGTCAAACGCAAGGCGATACTTTAGAGGAAGTGCAAGCCAACATCAAAGAAGCGATCGAGTTATATCTTTCTACGCTCTCAGAAGAAGAGAAACAAGCGCTCCAAAAACAAGAAGTTTTAACAATGACGCTAGAGATGCAAGTTGCCTAA
- a CDS encoding NUDIX hydrolase (similar to AA sequence:cyanobase_aa:LBDG_02280) has translation MAHRNPAPTVDIIIELLDRPNRPIVLIERLNPPHGWAIPGGFIDYGNSAEKTAHLEAQEETGLEIELVDLLGVYSDPNRDERQHTMSIAYIATAKGEPKAGDDAKNVRVIHTWEIPENLCFDHDRILHDYLQYRNYGMRPRV, from the coding sequence ATGGCTCATCGTAATCCCGCTCCCACCGTTGACATCATCATCGAACTCCTCGATCGACCCAATCGCCCGATCGTGTTAATCGAACGCCTGAATCCACCCCACGGATGGGCAATCCCCGGCGGCTTCATTGATTACGGCAATTCAGCAGAAAAGACGGCACATCTTGAAGCACAAGAAGAAACCGGACTCGAAATCGAACTGGTAGATCTGCTCGGTGTGTATTCTGATCCAAACCGAGACGAGCGCCAGCACACGATGAGTATTGCTTACATTGCAACCGCGAAAGGGGAACCGAAAGCAGGCGACGATGCGAAAAATGTTCGGGTGATTCACACTTGGGAGATTCCTGAGAATTTATGTTTTGATCACGATCGCATTTTGCACGATTATTTACAGTACAGAAATTATGGAATGCGTCCAAGAGTATGA
- a CDS encoding hypothetical protein (protein of unknown function DUF820;~similar to AA sequence:cyanobase_aa:PCC7424_5058), with protein sequence MSHLKTPVQTDIWLPATWEEFVQASDKGDKRLLYETLGVREYWIVNVQKMSVLAFAIANQGSYKITQSQVLAGLEISVLEEAFRLSREMNHGKVSTWLLKQFQSS encoded by the coding sequence ATGAGCCACTTAAAAACACCAGTCCAAACTGATATCTGGCTTCCCGCTACGTGGGAGGAATTTGTTCAAGCCTCTGATAAAGGCGATAAGCGATTGTTGTATGAGACTTTAGGAGTGCGAGAGTATTGGATTGTGAATGTGCAAAAAATGAGCGTATTGGCATTTGCGATCGCAAATCAAGGCTCCTACAAAATCACACAGTCTCAAGTCCTAGCAGGTCTAGAAATCTCTGTGTTAGAAGAAGCCTTTCGACTCAGCCGCGAAATGAATCATGGCAAAGTGAGCACCTGGTTGCTCAAGCAGTTTCAATCGAGTTGA
- a CDS encoding endoribonuclease L-PSP (similar to AA sequence:cyanobase_aa:LBDG_02270), whose protein sequence is MKKVIRTDAAPAPVGPYNQAIVAQGLVFVAGQISLDPATGEIVGAGDVVAQTERALTSMRAILEAAGSSMSNVVKTTVFLKDINDFAAMNGVYAKYFEEETAPARICVEVGRLPKDLLVEIDCIATVG, encoded by the coding sequence ATGAAGAAAGTGATTCGGACTGATGCGGCTCCTGCTCCAGTAGGACCTTACAATCAAGCGATCGTGGCTCAAGGGTTGGTGTTTGTGGCGGGACAGATTTCGCTTGATCCAGCGACAGGTGAAATTGTTGGAGCAGGGGATGTTGTGGCTCAAACAGAACGGGCGTTGACGAGCATGAGAGCGATTTTGGAAGCGGCGGGATCATCGATGTCGAATGTAGTCAAGACGACGGTATTTTTGAAGGATATTAATGATTTTGCGGCGATGAATGGGGTTTATGCGAAGTACTTTGAGGAAGAGACTGCGCCTGCTCGGATTTGTGTGGAGGTGGGACGATTGCCAAAAGATTTGTTAGTTGAGATTGATTGTATTGCGACTGTGGGTTAA
- a CDS encoding unknown protein (similar to AA sequence:cyanobase_aa:asl7669) — MTPEDQQALNAHVQAIAKILYNDADKSQITNLAEIEAMVRTQVQQHVTPGLGSFLSQQLPPQLKATRDG, encoded by the coding sequence ATGACTCCTGAAGACCAACAAGCGCTGAATGCCCATGTTCAAGCGATTGCAAAAATCTTGTACAACGATGCTGACAAAAGCCAGATAACGAATTTGGCAGAAATCGAAGCGATGGTGCGAACTCAAGTGCAACAGCACGTCACACCAGGATTAGGGAGTTTTTTATCACAGCAGTTACCGCCACAACTGAAGGCTACCCGCGACGGTTGA
- a CDS encoding hypothetical protein (similar to AA sequence:cyanobase_aa:gsl2026), translating to MEIAPHINVDPAICGGTPVITGTRIQVSIVIGSLAGGMSKEEVMEAYELTKAQVEGALAYATDLVKQAEIFPIGV from the coding sequence ATGGAAATCGCGCCTCACATTAACGTAGACCCTGCAATTTGTGGCGGCACACCCGTCATCACTGGAACCCGCATTCAAGTCTCGATCGTCATTGGTTCCCTTGCTGGCGGAATGAGCAAAGAAGAAGTCATGGAAGCATATGAACTGACCAAAGCCCAAGTCGAAGGCGCACTTGCTTATGCAACTGACCTCGTGAAACAAGCTGAGATCTTTCCAATTGGAGTCTAG
- a CDS encoding hypothetical protein (similar to AA sequence:cyanobase_aa:Cyan7425_5027), producing the protein MSPYLEACCLRASATVSYARAERDIAVYTGMRVSAKTQQRLVQRQPWEELEPEAPEPILEISIDGGNVKLTSGTQDEPDWRQYKAVRINGKGESRAWFQDNEALVATVSARPMAEVVVCLGDGHDGIWNLHQQIVALSEQRIEILDWYHLKENLFKLSSDEIDREQIEAQLWKGDVSAALAQLAACPSDEAERFCNYLLKHQHRIVNYDYYAAEELCSIGSGAVESLVKQIDQRLQIVGGRWKAEHIPKVLAQRCAYLNEQLNPTTSILSRR; encoded by the coding sequence ATGAGTCCTTACTTGGAAGCGTGCTGTTTGAGAGCGAGTGCAACGGTTTCCTATGCCCGCGCAGAACGAGACATCGCGGTGTATACAGGAATGCGCGTCAGCGCCAAAACGCAACAACGATTAGTCCAGCGACAACCGTGGGAAGAACTTGAACCCGAAGCGCCAGAGCCGATTCTGGAAATCAGTATTGATGGCGGCAATGTGAAGTTAACCAGTGGCACTCAAGACGAACCGGACTGGCGACAGTACAAAGCCGTTCGCATCAATGGCAAGGGAGAAAGTCGAGCTTGGTTTCAGGACAATGAGGCATTGGTCGCAACAGTGAGCGCGCGTCCGATGGCAGAGGTCGTTGTCTGTCTGGGCGATGGACACGACGGCATCTGGAACTTGCATCAGCAGATCGTCGCGTTGAGCGAGCAACGGATTGAGATTCTCGATTGGTATCATCTCAAGGAGAACTTGTTCAAGTTATCGAGCGACGAAATCGACCGAGAACAGATAGAAGCTCAGTTATGGAAAGGAGATGTGAGCGCTGCTCTAGCCCAATTAGCGGCGTGTCCCTCCGATGAGGCAGAGCGGTTTTGCAACTATCTGCTGAAGCATCAACATCGGATTGTGAACTACGACTACTACGCGGCTGAGGAGCTATGTTCGATTGGGTCAGGAGCCGTGGAATCGTTGGTCAAACAAATTGATCAACGGTTGCAGATTGTTGGAGGTCGGTGGAAAGCGGAGCATATTCCGAAAGTGCTGGCACAACGCTGTGCTTATCTCAATGAGCAACTGAATCCCACGACATCTATTCTCTCAAGAAGGTGA
- a CDS encoding two-component response regulator (similar to AA sequence:cyanobase_aa:LBDG_57650): MASPPLKILLVEDDELFRLGLRVRLEREPGLEVVAEAEDGETAIEIVKSHLLNIVVLDIGLPGLGGVDACRQIRQLSPDLPILVLTSHTQKTLINRIIEAGVQGYCLKGAPSQTLILAIQSVAAGASWWDSAATTEIRAAFESNSKVTSASDSDKLTSALTRREQEILALIADGKTNQEIAQKLYIAPGTVRVHVHTILQKLEVHDRTQAAVIAIQRNLIDRQLLQN; the protein is encoded by the coding sequence ATGGCATCTCCACCCCTCAAAATTCTTCTCGTTGAAGACGATGAACTGTTTCGTCTCGGCTTGCGAGTGCGACTAGAGCGAGAACCGGGATTAGAAGTTGTGGCAGAAGCAGAAGACGGAGAAACTGCGATCGAAATTGTCAAATCCCACTTGCTGAACATTGTCGTTTTAGATATCGGTCTACCAGGACTGGGTGGAGTCGATGCCTGTCGCCAGATTCGGCAGTTATCTCCAGATCTGCCCATTCTAGTTCTCACTTCGCATACACAAAAAACATTGATCAACCGAATCATCGAAGCTGGAGTACAAGGCTATTGCCTCAAAGGTGCGCCGTCTCAGACTTTGATTCTCGCCATTCAATCCGTTGCGGCGGGAGCATCTTGGTGGGATTCTGCTGCTACGACTGAAATTCGGGCTGCTTTTGAAAGTAATTCCAAGGTTACATCCGCAAGTGATTCAGATAAATTAACTTCTGCTCTCACTCGACGAGAACAGGAAATCCTCGCGCTGATTGCAGATGGCAAAACCAATCAGGAAATTGCTCAAAAGCTGTACATTGCACCCGGAACGGTACGAGTTCATGTTCACACCATTTTGCAAAAGTTAGAAGTACACGATCGAACTCAAGCTGCGGTGATCGCGATTCAGAGAAACTTGATCGATCGACAGTTACTTCAAAATTGA
- a CDS encoding hypothetical protein (similar to AA sequence:cyanobase_aa:LBDG_37110), which yields MTNLKNNALMRNATLLAVGITASSVALFSTLSNPSRAQNANTNFPDTQNYWAQPFIAALAERNVVRGYPDGTFRPEETVDRDEFAAMLRAAFDQPAERRISSGSEYRDVPQGYWASPAIKEAYEAGFMSGYPGGNFRPQQPVTRVEALASLAQTLNLNSKVPTNTQAAMAPTNQTTTPAPNNQTRAQTTPQPRRRVVLPLASLALLQPFVTPVRQAAAALPTQPQAAAPQTTAKATTPQKAEARSLQLNEFYTDADRIPQYANWAVESATRSNIVVNHPNIRELNPQRPATRGEVAAIVHQALVNQGKLPALSQDVPASQYVVRAQNVVQTVK from the coding sequence ATGACTAATTTGAAAAACAACGCTTTGATGCGAAATGCGACCTTATTAGCCGTTGGCATTACTGCCAGTTCTGTCGCCCTTTTCTCCACACTCTCCAACCCCAGTCGGGCGCAAAACGCAAACACAAACTTTCCAGATACTCAAAACTATTGGGCGCAACCTTTTATTGCTGCACTCGCAGAACGCAACGTGGTTAGAGGCTATCCCGATGGAACATTCCGCCCAGAAGAGACGGTCGATCGAGATGAATTTGCTGCAATGTTAAGAGCCGCTTTTGATCAACCCGCAGAACGTCGAATCAGTAGCGGAAGCGAGTATCGCGATGTTCCTCAAGGCTACTGGGCATCTCCCGCAATCAAAGAAGCTTACGAAGCTGGCTTTATGAGCGGTTATCCAGGTGGAAATTTCCGTCCTCAGCAACCTGTTACAAGAGTCGAAGCATTAGCTTCCTTAGCTCAAACGCTCAACCTCAATTCAAAAGTACCGACGAACACTCAAGCAGCTATGGCTCCCACGAACCAAACCACGACACCAGCTCCAAACAATCAAACCAGAGCACAAACGACTCCTCAACCGCGTCGCAGAGTGGTATTACCGTTGGCAAGTTTGGCATTGCTCCAACCCTTTGTAACTCCTGTTCGTCAAGCTGCTGCCGCCCTTCCCACTCAGCCGCAAGCTGCCGCGCCTCAAACAACCGCCAAAGCAACCACACCTCAGAAAGCCGAAGCTCGATCGCTGCAATTGAATGAGTTCTATACTGATGCCGATCGCATTCCTCAATACGCAAATTGGGCGGTCGAAAGCGCAACTCGATCGAACATTGTGGTCAATCATCCGAATATCCGCGAATTGAATCCACAACGCCCTGCGACTCGTGGAGAAGTTGCCGCGATCGTGCATCAAGCTTTGGTGAATCAAGGAAAGCTGCCCGCATTAAGTCAAGATGTTCCAGCTTCACAGTATGTCGTGAGGGCGCAAAACGTTGTCCAGACTGTGAAGTAG